The Mycolicibacterium smegmatis genome has a window encoding:
- a CDS encoding WXG100 family type VII secretion target yields MAVTISQVLASRPAQLAAAAAEVGAAANDLGNQIARERLQLTRLASDWRGSASDTAQTHANEMFGDQELYRDRLTSLQTAMASGGATLDGIRTWLSQLVSSPEADLFDISDDGRVALGWRLKLLVAAYPVLAMKWGMRRLALQTAIQTVLAEFDAADKATADKMNRIQQGLVGHG; encoded by the coding sequence ATGGCAGTGACGATCTCGCAGGTGCTCGCCAGCCGCCCTGCGCAACTGGCAGCAGCCGCCGCCGAGGTGGGCGCGGCGGCGAATGACCTCGGCAACCAGATCGCCCGTGAGCGCTTGCAGCTGACCAGGTTGGCTTCGGACTGGCGCGGCAGTGCGTCCGACACCGCACAGACACACGCCAACGAGATGTTCGGCGATCAGGAGCTCTACCGCGACCGGCTCACGTCCCTGCAGACGGCGATGGCTTCCGGTGGCGCAACGCTCGACGGCATCCGCACCTGGTTGTCGCAGCTGGTCTCGAGTCCGGAGGCGGACCTGTTCGACATCTCCGACGACGGCCGTGTCGCCCTGGGCTGGCGGCTGAAATTGCTTGTCGCGGCCTATCCCGTGCTGGCGATGAAATGGGGGATGCGGCGCCTGGCGCTGCAGACCGCCATCCAGACCGTATTGGCCGAATTCGACGCGGCGGACAAGGCGACGGCCGACAAGATGAACCGGATCCAGCAGGGGCTCGTGGGACATGGGTGA
- a CDS encoding type VII secretion target: MGDPTLDVDEQTMRDTASVFDETGRGVSGNQAGPAISGAAGAMPALAVGAACGTVGFALTEQAKQLGSDVTVYAQKLRVAADRYERGDEEAAERIDFAGTAELPDAGEHPPVSDYEQALRDAGLLTGPVVPGSRYAQWLENASKNGVAPQTIVDIARTHNITPQSFDVLNGLQEVKDEDGKSFFILPSGTSKEDAKKAVVMTYILNAGTDYEAAEAGRDGVLGTADDVQNDFEETPYSAAEVQRIIDRQNANSWSYDQIFDKGGGGSLATTPNGMLMGLGGPVMDTIGVHGGTTYGDVFVVNIDGSEDPAEQLTTIIESGSNWYMRDDGQLVQGRLDLDRLLHHEERHSQQWAQKGFVRMARDYGLGALIEKRTGVNPLERDAGLSDGGYA, from the coding sequence ATGGGTGACCCGACTCTCGACGTCGACGAGCAGACCATGCGCGACACCGCGTCGGTGTTCGACGAAACGGGCCGCGGTGTCAGCGGCAATCAGGCCGGACCGGCCATTTCCGGTGCGGCCGGGGCGATGCCCGCACTGGCGGTCGGCGCGGCGTGCGGGACAGTCGGGTTCGCCCTCACCGAGCAGGCGAAGCAGCTGGGGAGTGATGTGACGGTGTACGCGCAGAAGCTGCGGGTGGCCGCCGACCGCTACGAGCGCGGTGATGAGGAGGCGGCCGAACGGATCGATTTCGCCGGGACAGCAGAGCTGCCCGACGCCGGCGAGCATCCCCCGGTGAGTGATTACGAGCAGGCGCTGCGTGATGCCGGGCTCCTCACCGGCCCGGTGGTACCCGGATCCAGATACGCCCAGTGGCTTGAGAATGCGTCCAAGAACGGCGTGGCGCCGCAGACCATCGTCGACATCGCTCGCACACACAACATCACGCCGCAATCGTTCGACGTGCTCAACGGTCTGCAGGAGGTCAAGGACGAAGACGGCAAATCGTTCTTCATCCTGCCGTCCGGCACCAGCAAGGAAGACGCGAAGAAAGCGGTGGTGATGACCTACATCCTCAACGCCGGAACCGACTACGAAGCCGCCGAGGCCGGACGTGACGGAGTATTGGGCACCGCAGATGATGTCCAGAACGATTTCGAGGAAACGCCCTACTCGGCCGCCGAGGTGCAGCGCATCATCGATCGGCAGAACGCGAACTCCTGGAGTTACGACCAGATTTTCGACAAGGGCGGCGGGGGATCATTGGCGACGACACCCAACGGCATGCTGATGGGGCTGGGAGGGCCGGTGATGGACACGATCGGTGTCCACGGCGGGACGACGTACGGTGACGTGTTCGTGGTCAACATCGACGGGTCCGAGGATCCGGCAGAGCAGCTGACAACGATCATCGAATCAGGCTCCAACTGGTACATGCGCGACGACGGTCAGTTGGTCCAGGGCCGCCTCGACCTGGATCGTCTGTTGCATCACGAGGAGCGTCATTCCCAGCAGTGGGCGCAGAAGGGATTCGTCCGGATGGCAAGGGATTACGGGCTGGGCGCGCTCATCGAAAAGCGGACGGGTGTGAATCCGCTGGAACGCGACGCCGGCTTGTCGGACGGGGGTTACGCGTGA
- a CDS encoding BTAD domain-containing putative transcriptional regulator, whose product MHYRLLGPLQVVHSGTPVDIGAPKQRAVLAMLLLAQGRVVSVDRLIDAVWGDDPPASATASLQAYISNLRRALRDGSDTAQVASPIVRQPPGYYLDAPADAVDLAQFTAGCQQAAQAVEEQRWVDALTAADEALALWRGPFLDDLRDEQWVHEDAARAGELRSECVDHRITALLALGRVSTALAAVTQLRSAEPLSDRACWLHMLTLYRAGRAPEALDAYTRHAQMLDNVLGLVPGAELRELQTAILRQAPELAAWPRSPEWTGAEEVHTPAPPHPPVPEPGAQRGLLIGRKRELAVATDLLADVAAGETRWLVLSGPPGIGKTRLAEEITDGCDAEVVWVSCPDERSTPPWWPMRQLVRALGADADEVLEVPPHADPDTARFQVYERVQALLESTGRPAVVVIDDVQWADSTSASCLAYIAGALRDHPVAIVLTVRDVDHTAEVARLLATVARGDGNRHLALSSLSTDDVAALANQISEDVVDHAEAQILAERTGGNPFFVSEYARLPRAERGEIPVAVKSVLDRRLAGLDPGVLAVLRVAAVIGDPIDADVVPVLARVAKIDFDTLADHLDAAADERIVVNAHTGDGYTFAHGLLRDHLMAGLPALRRQRLHAQVAEVLAGNPSDDAITRRAQHLVAAQPLVDPVEVVAACRLAAEAATQRWSSDIAAGWWQAALDAYDRVPVASRSETERDALTVAMLEAHSRAGRGRTVLGYVERHLTEALRNERADTAGLVASVLLRSSGGWPWLAPGDDPGALLTLLQRAAEMAAEHPAAGARVLAALGVGCCYHPDPGVAAGHLDRAERLAERTEDPDVLADVLMGRLITYSGVNERSHEIFEWVARLEVLQHSRSREDSVIAHSVATMSAMLLADTELTERHLRAGVVGSEELQLPVLRAQLRWMEAVLATWRGDFDEAQRHHSIAAHVHEQTELYGAGSGLLAEVTLLREIGGPVPAGFGVTPADVERGGQGMEAMVHVALLTIERGPRAAAATRLDNWVNTDRGQIWTNLGEAAWMAHLAVDYGLGEYAEPLLAVLQPFTDRIAVIGQVGHAGPVALATARLHALRGDRARALEDLAKAEDVARRTGARPTLLRCALLACELAEDGAARRQAAAKLAADAEAMGMHGIAAQARALS is encoded by the coding sequence GTGCACTATCGCTTGCTCGGACCACTGCAGGTGGTGCATTCCGGCACGCCGGTCGACATCGGTGCCCCGAAACAACGGGCAGTCCTGGCGATGCTGTTGCTGGCACAGGGCCGCGTCGTGTCGGTCGATCGTCTGATTGACGCAGTGTGGGGTGATGATCCACCGGCGAGCGCCACCGCCAGCCTGCAGGCCTACATCTCCAATCTGCGACGTGCGCTGCGTGACGGGTCCGACACCGCGCAGGTGGCGTCGCCGATCGTGCGTCAGCCGCCCGGGTACTACCTCGACGCACCCGCCGACGCCGTGGATCTGGCGCAGTTCACCGCAGGCTGTCAGCAGGCCGCGCAGGCTGTCGAGGAACAGCGCTGGGTCGATGCGCTGACCGCCGCCGATGAGGCGCTCGCGCTGTGGCGCGGTCCGTTCCTCGATGACCTGCGTGACGAGCAGTGGGTCCACGAGGACGCCGCCCGCGCCGGCGAGTTGCGCAGCGAGTGCGTGGACCACCGCATCACCGCGCTGCTGGCCCTCGGGCGGGTTTCGACGGCGCTGGCCGCCGTCACGCAACTGCGTTCGGCCGAACCGCTTTCCGACCGTGCCTGCTGGTTGCACATGCTGACGCTGTATCGCGCGGGCCGCGCCCCGGAGGCCCTTGACGCCTACACCCGCCATGCGCAGATGCTCGACAACGTACTGGGACTGGTCCCGGGCGCCGAACTGCGCGAGTTGCAGACCGCGATCCTGCGCCAGGCGCCCGAACTCGCCGCGTGGCCCAGGTCCCCGGAGTGGACCGGTGCCGAGGAGGTGCACACCCCCGCCCCGCCGCACCCGCCCGTGCCCGAACCGGGCGCCCAGCGTGGTTTGCTCATCGGGCGCAAGCGTGAACTCGCCGTCGCCACCGACCTTCTGGCCGACGTGGCGGCGGGGGAGACGCGGTGGCTGGTGCTCTCGGGGCCACCAGGTATCGGCAAGACCAGGCTCGCCGAGGAGATCACCGACGGGTGCGACGCCGAGGTCGTGTGGGTGTCCTGCCCGGACGAACGGTCGACGCCACCGTGGTGGCCCATGCGACAACTCGTGCGCGCGTTGGGCGCCGACGCCGACGAGGTGCTGGAGGTGCCGCCCCACGCCGACCCTGACACCGCGCGTTTCCAGGTGTACGAGCGTGTGCAGGCCCTGCTGGAATCGACGGGCCGGCCCGCGGTCGTGGTGATCGATGATGTGCAATGGGCGGATTCGACCTCGGCCAGTTGCCTCGCCTACATCGCCGGCGCACTGCGGGACCATCCGGTCGCGATCGTGCTCACCGTACGCGACGTCGACCACACCGCCGAGGTCGCGCGTCTGCTGGCGACCGTCGCACGTGGCGACGGCAACCGTCACCTGGCGCTCTCGTCGTTGTCGACCGATGATGTTGCGGCACTGGCGAATCAGATTTCCGAGGACGTCGTCGACCACGCCGAGGCACAGATACTGGCCGAACGCACCGGTGGCAACCCGTTCTTCGTATCCGAATACGCGCGCCTGCCCCGTGCCGAACGCGGTGAGATCCCCGTGGCCGTGAAATCGGTGCTCGACCGGCGCCTCGCCGGGCTCGATCCGGGGGTGCTCGCGGTACTGCGGGTCGCCGCGGTGATCGGCGACCCGATCGACGCCGACGTGGTTCCCGTGCTGGCGCGGGTCGCCAAGATCGACTTCGACACGCTCGCAGACCATCTGGATGCCGCGGCCGACGAGCGCATCGTGGTCAACGCGCACACCGGCGATGGCTACACGTTCGCCCATGGACTGTTGCGTGACCACCTGATGGCCGGCCTGCCCGCGCTGCGTCGGCAGCGCCTGCATGCCCAGGTGGCCGAGGTGTTGGCGGGCAACCCGTCCGACGACGCGATCACCCGCCGGGCCCAGCATCTGGTTGCGGCCCAACCGTTGGTCGACCCCGTCGAGGTGGTCGCCGCGTGCCGTCTGGCCGCGGAGGCGGCCACCCAACGGTGGAGTTCGGACATCGCGGCGGGATGGTGGCAGGCCGCGCTCGACGCCTACGACCGGGTGCCGGTCGCGTCGCGCAGTGAAACCGAGCGCGACGCGCTGACTGTGGCGATGCTGGAAGCACATTCACGCGCCGGGCGGGGCCGCACGGTGCTGGGTTACGTCGAACGTCACCTCACCGAGGCATTGCGCAATGAACGCGCCGACACCGCGGGTCTGGTCGCCAGCGTGCTGTTGCGGTCCAGTGGTGGATGGCCGTGGCTGGCCCCCGGCGATGATCCGGGTGCACTGCTGACGTTGTTGCAGCGCGCCGCGGAGATGGCTGCCGAGCACCCGGCGGCCGGAGCGCGTGTGTTGGCAGCACTGGGCGTCGGGTGCTGCTATCACCCCGATCCCGGGGTGGCCGCAGGCCACCTCGACCGCGCCGAGCGCCTCGCCGAACGCACCGAGGATCCCGATGTGCTCGCCGACGTGTTGATGGGCCGGCTCATCACCTATTCGGGTGTCAACGAACGCAGTCACGAGATCTTCGAATGGGTCGCGCGGCTTGAGGTGTTGCAGCACAGCAGGTCCCGTGAGGATTCGGTGATCGCCCACTCGGTGGCGACGATGTCGGCAATGCTGCTGGCCGACACCGAGCTGACCGAGCGCCACCTCAGGGCCGGGGTGGTGGGCAGCGAAGAGCTGCAGCTACCGGTTCTGCGTGCCCAATTGCGGTGGATGGAAGCGGTATTGGCGACGTGGCGCGGTGACTTCGACGAGGCGCAGCGCCACCACTCGATCGCGGCGCACGTGCACGAGCAGACCGAACTCTACGGCGCGGGAAGCGGTCTGCTGGCCGAGGTGACCCTGCTGCGTGAGATCGGCGGCCCCGTCCCGGCCGGGTTCGGGGTCACACCTGCCGATGTCGAGCGAGGCGGGCAGGGGATGGAGGCCATGGTGCATGTCGCCCTGCTGACCATCGAGCGCGGCCCACGCGCCGCGGCCGCCACGCGATTGGACAACTGGGTCAACACCGACCGCGGACAGATCTGGACCAACCTCGGCGAGGCGGCCTGGATGGCCCATCTGGCGGTCGACTACGGGCTGGGCGAGTACGCCGAGCCGCTGCTGGCGGTCCTGCAGCCGTTCACCGATCGCATCGCGGTGATCGGACAGGTGGGGCACGCCGGGCCGGTGGCGCTCGCCACCGCCAGACTGCACGCGCTGCGCGGTGATCGCGCCCGGGCACTCGAAGATCTGGCCAAAGCCGAGGACGTCGCGCGTCGTACCGGTGCCAGGCCCACACTGCTGCGCTGTGCGCTGCTGGCCTGCGAGCTCGCCGAGGACGGGGCGGCCCGGCGCCAAGCCGCCGCCAAGCTTGCCGCCGACGCCGAGGCGATGGGCATGCACGGGATCGCCGCGCAGGCCCGTGCATTGTCCTGA
- a CDS encoding FAD-binding oxidoreductase, with protein MTLTDLPNGTEGLADALDGLRAHVVAPVALPGEAGYERATPWNVAAEVKPAAVVLATSAYDVANTVRYAASRGLRVTVQATGHGALKVTDDTILIVTSGMTGCTVDPSTRTARVQAGARWQHVIDAAAPHGLAPLCGSSPNVGVVGYLTGGGVGPLVRTVGLSSDHVRSFELVTGKGELLRATPEENAELFWGLRGGKATLGIVTSVEIDLPPIPEFYGGAVIFDGADASSVLYAWRTWCVTLPESVNTSVSLQNLPPLPGVPEPLAGKLTVAVRYTAIGDFARAERLLAPMRAVATPVLDTIAVHPYAAIGGVHMDPVDPMPCNETHTLLRELPSEAVDVLLAAAGPDTPPVQTIVEIRLFGGALAREPRHRSAFCHRDAAFGVTAIGVLVPPVADVVRSHGAALVDAMAPWSTGGQLPNFAPSDDAGRASRVYDEDTLHWLAALAERHDPAGVYRCGQVVRFVS; from the coding sequence ATGACCCTGACCGACCTCCCGAACGGCACCGAGGGCCTTGCCGACGCCCTCGACGGGCTGCGCGCACATGTCGTGGCCCCTGTGGCGCTGCCGGGTGAAGCCGGGTACGAGCGCGCCACGCCCTGGAATGTCGCCGCGGAGGTGAAGCCCGCCGCGGTGGTGCTGGCCACCTCGGCCTACGACGTCGCCAATACCGTGCGGTACGCGGCGTCGCGGGGACTGCGGGTGACCGTGCAGGCCACCGGCCACGGCGCGCTGAAGGTCACCGACGACACCATTCTGATCGTCACCTCGGGCATGACCGGTTGCACGGTCGACCCGTCGACGCGCACGGCCCGCGTGCAGGCCGGCGCCAGATGGCAGCACGTCATCGATGCGGCCGCTCCGCATGGCCTGGCGCCCTTGTGCGGATCGTCACCCAACGTGGGTGTCGTCGGGTACCTCACCGGTGGCGGGGTCGGCCCGCTGGTGCGCACCGTGGGGCTCTCGTCAGACCACGTGCGCTCCTTCGAGTTGGTCACCGGCAAAGGAGAGTTGCTGCGTGCGACGCCGGAGGAGAACGCCGAGCTGTTCTGGGGTCTGCGTGGCGGCAAGGCGACCTTGGGAATCGTCACCTCGGTGGAGATCGACCTGCCGCCCATCCCTGAGTTCTACGGCGGCGCGGTCATTTTCGACGGTGCCGACGCCTCATCCGTGCTGTATGCGTGGCGGACCTGGTGTGTGACACTGCCCGAGAGCGTCAACACGTCCGTTTCCCTGCAGAACCTACCGCCGCTTCCCGGGGTACCCGAGCCGTTGGCGGGCAAGCTGACGGTCGCGGTGCGCTACACCGCCATCGGCGATTTCGCCCGCGCCGAGCGTCTGCTGGCGCCCATGCGTGCGGTGGCCACGCCGGTGCTCGACACCATCGCCGTACACCCCTACGCCGCCATCGGCGGTGTCCACATGGATCCCGTGGATCCCATGCCGTGCAACGAGACCCACACCCTGCTGCGGGAACTGCCCTCGGAGGCAGTCGATGTCCTGCTCGCGGCCGCAGGCCCCGACACCCCGCCCGTGCAGACGATCGTCGAAATACGGCTGTTCGGTGGGGCTCTGGCGCGTGAGCCCCGGCACCGCAGCGCCTTCTGCCACCGTGACGCGGCCTTCGGCGTCACCGCCATCGGCGTCCTGGTGCCCCCGGTGGCCGATGTGGTGCGCTCGCACGGCGCGGCGCTCGTCGACGCGATGGCGCCGTGGTCGACCGGTGGGCAGCTCCCCAATTTCGCACCGTCCGACGACGCGGGCCGTGCATCGCGGGTGTACGACGAGGACACCCTGCACTGGCTTGCCGCGCTCGCCGAACGCCACGATCCCGCCGGGGTGTACCGGTGCGGTCAGGTGGTGCGGTTCGTGTCCTGA